A window of Rickettsiales bacterium contains these coding sequences:
- a CDS encoding flagellar assembly protein FliX: MKISDVDGVKGAGKPKKPKKTGDKGAFDAALSAAEETEAVAAPASVGGVEAPSSLLSLQEVPAGAGLREQTMQQGKKSLDMLEELRRDLLLGDDSDHTLQRMRDQQSRMKQQVYDPQLKQVMDDIDLRLAVEIAKRETSFA, encoded by the coding sequence ATGAAGATTTCTGATGTTGATGGTGTCAAAGGGGCAGGAAAGCCTAAGAAACCGAAAAAGACGGGTGATAAAGGGGCGTTTGATGCCGCTTTAAGTGCGGCAGAGGAAACAGAGGCAGTAGCGGCTCCGGCTTCGGTTGGGGGTGTGGAAGCGCCTAGTTCATTGCTTTCGTTACAAGAAGTGCCTGCGGGTGCGGGTTTGCGTGAACAAACCATGCAGCAAGGCAAAAAATCGCTCGATATGCTAGAAGAGCTCCGTCGCGATTTGCTGCTAGGGGATGATAGTGATCACACCTTACAGCGTATGCGTGATCAGCAGAGCCGTATGAAGCAGCAAGTGTATGATCCGCAGCTTAAGCAAGTGATGGATGATATCGATTTGCGCCTCGCCGTTGAAATTGCCAAGCGCGAGACGTCTTTCGCCTAG